From the genome of Vibrio navarrensis, one region includes:
- a CDS encoding lysophospholipid acyltransferase family protein, with protein MTTSSPFRLPRKTPFGIGENVAEWMTGLSKLDKFYMQRPVGCNTPAFLRYTLQVLGIDYHIARGSLDSVPKIGPTVVVANHPLGCVEGVILAELLLTIRSDVQILANQYLKTVPELDKLFIGVDVFEGKDAMKSNMKALRDANKHLAQGGLLLVFPAGEVSQLVDRKQRRVEDKDWSRSVSALIRKNRATAVPVFINGQNSQRFYMAGKIHPLLRTLMLGRELLNKNNQPIQLSIGQAIKYKEVTTLNDEQLVSYLRLNTYLLDHRGNGQVAANSHPVSQEPIAQPLDKAILLRELAMLPSDAQLLKQGEFSVYCAKASQIPSLLHEIGRQREINFRAVGEGTGNAIDIDHFDHYYHHLFVWDDEQQCLVGAYRLGLVDELQAQLGIDGLYSRTLFEYDQRFLSQLGQSIEMGRSVITAEYQRSMSALLLLWKGIATFVHQHPQYTHLFGPVSISNDYSPAARQLLAQSMTLHHYDTANAEHVKPLNPLPEAHLGWNTSMLTALGDLQLLSRVIARLDEGKSVPVLLRQYLGLNGKLVCFNVDPAFNNALDGLIVVDLRDVPEKTLAKYMTVSGAEAYLKHHQALDR; from the coding sequence ATGACAACAAGCAGTCCTTTCCGTCTCCCACGTAAGACCCCATTTGGCATCGGCGAAAATGTCGCGGAGTGGATGACCGGTTTGAGCAAACTGGATAAGTTTTATATGCAGCGCCCAGTGGGCTGCAACACCCCTGCTTTCCTGCGCTATACCTTGCAAGTGCTGGGTATCGACTATCATATCGCGCGCGGGTCATTGGACTCAGTGCCGAAAATCGGCCCGACGGTAGTGGTGGCGAACCATCCGCTTGGGTGTGTCGAAGGGGTTATTTTGGCCGAGCTACTGCTCACCATTCGCAGCGACGTGCAGATCTTAGCCAATCAATACCTCAAAACTGTGCCAGAGCTGGATAAGCTGTTTATCGGTGTCGATGTGTTTGAAGGCAAAGATGCGATGAAATCCAATATGAAAGCACTGCGCGACGCCAACAAACACCTTGCTCAGGGCGGCTTATTATTGGTCTTCCCTGCGGGCGAAGTGTCGCAATTGGTCGACCGCAAACAGCGCCGAGTGGAAGATAAAGACTGGAGCCGCTCTGTCAGTGCCTTGATCCGCAAGAACAGAGCCACCGCGGTGCCCGTTTTTATTAATGGGCAAAACTCGCAGCGCTTTTATATGGCGGGCAAAATTCACCCTTTGCTGCGCACGCTGATGCTCGGGCGAGAACTGCTGAACAAAAACAACCAGCCGATCCAGCTCTCCATTGGCCAAGCAATCAAATACAAAGAAGTGACCACGCTCAATGATGAGCAGTTGGTCAGTTATTTGCGCCTCAACACTTATTTACTCGACCACAGAGGGAACGGCCAAGTAGCAGCCAATAGTCACCCAGTGAGCCAAGAGCCGATTGCGCAGCCGCTCGACAAAGCAATACTGCTGCGCGAGTTGGCCATGCTGCCAAGCGATGCACAACTGCTGAAACAAGGGGAGTTTAGCGTCTATTGTGCCAAAGCATCGCAAATCCCCTCTTTGCTGCATGAAATTGGCCGCCAGCGAGAAATTAACTTTCGCGCGGTCGGCGAAGGAACGGGCAACGCGATAGATATCGACCATTTTGATCACTACTACCACCATCTGTTTGTGTGGGACGATGAACAGCAATGCTTAGTGGGCGCTTATCGCCTTGGCTTGGTGGACGAACTGCAAGCGCAGCTGGGGATTGACGGCCTCTACTCGCGCACTCTGTTTGAATACGATCAGCGTTTTCTTTCCCAGCTTGGTCAGTCGATTGAAATGGGACGCTCGGTGATCACCGCCGAATACCAACGCAGCATGAGCGCGCTGCTTTTGCTGTGGAAAGGGATCGCCACTTTTGTCCACCAGCATCCGCAGTACACGCATCTGTTCGGCCCGGTGAGCATCAGCAACGATTACAGCCCCGCAGCGCGACAGTTACTGGCTCAATCGATGACGCTGCACCACTATGACACGGCCAATGCCGAACATGTGAAGCCACTCAATCCGCTGCCCGAGGCGCACCTCGGCTGGAACACCAGCATGTTGACGGCGCTCGGCGATTTGCAACTGTTGTCGCGCGTTATTGCCCGCCTCGATGAAGGGAAAAGCGTACCTGTGCTGTTGAGGCAATATTTAGGGCTCAATGGCAAACTGGTGTGCTTTAATGTCGATCCTGCGTTTAACAACGCACTGGATGGTTTGATCGTGGTGGACTTGCGTGATGTCCCAGAGAAGACTCTGGCGAAATACATGACCGTAAGCGGCGCCGAGGCGTATCTCAAGCACCATCAAGCCCTTGATAGATAA
- a CDS encoding SIMPL domain-containing protein: MKELNSRAALILGISLMLGLGLLGYFLQQTAIQFKAYERVVTVKGLSEREYPADTVIWPIQFTVADNDVQKLFTRVESQTAIIETFLKEAGIDENVTLAAPAVIDKKAQQYGGEMEPQYRYLATQTITVFSTQVDVVRQAISQIGRLGKQGIVFNQDPYYNSVVYSFTKLNDVKPDMIEEATKNAREVAEKFAKDSHSTLGKIRNASQGQFTIYERDSNTPHIKIVRVVSTVQYYLSD; the protein is encoded by the coding sequence ATGAAAGAGCTCAATAGTAGGGCCGCGCTGATTTTGGGTATTTCCCTGATGCTAGGCTTGGGATTGCTCGGCTATTTTTTACAGCAGACTGCGATTCAGTTTAAAGCGTATGAGCGTGTGGTGACGGTCAAAGGCTTATCGGAGCGAGAATATCCGGCAGACACCGTTATCTGGCCGATCCAGTTCACCGTCGCTGACAACGATGTGCAGAAACTGTTTACTCGGGTCGAGAGCCAAACTGCCATCATTGAAACGTTCCTCAAAGAAGCGGGGATTGACGAAAACGTCACGCTTGCAGCGCCAGCGGTGATCGACAAAAAAGCGCAACAATATGGCGGTGAAATGGAGCCGCAATACCGCTATCTGGCGACACAGACGATCACTGTGTTCAGCACCCAAGTGGACGTCGTGCGCCAAGCCATCAGCCAAATTGGCCGTTTGGGTAAGCAAGGCATCGTCTTCAACCAAGATCCTTACTACAACTCTGTGGTATACAGCTTTACGAAACTTAATGATGTCAAACCCGACATGATTGAAGAAGCCACTAAAAACGCCCGTGAAGTGGCCGAAAAGTTTGCCAAAGATTCGCATAGTACCCTTGGCAAAATTCGCAATGCTTCCCAAGGTCAGTTCACCATTTATGAGCGCGATAGCAATACACCACATATTAAAATCGTCCGTGTAGTTTCGACGGTGCAGTACTATTTGTCGGATTGA
- a CDS encoding HipA domain-containing protein, producing MSKLQQLDVFIGTNTKIGRLILPVGTETEFSFIYEDEWKHTGFPISPHIPFDGQASPRSIENYLRNLLPEGEAFEEMIQNTTISKSNTFGLIRKLGAETSGALSFRVPDSEPGETSFRSVPDDELIERLERNLAPLVYWDGKVRLSVAGVQNKLNLLKRGDEWGFGEGKLSSNYILKFESGRAPCIAVNEFFCMTLAKLAGLDVANVELTRIGKTRTLIIERFDRAYIEARDVVQRRHVIDGCQATDLPPGYKYERQNGDEGDGVYMRDGVSFPRLLCVKTIDTVITNLKLTQWMLFNLATLNYDAHGKNISFFVTPKGLELTPFYDLVNIEAIAQEGAKRNSRSGKLSADEGRAASIPQYFAMSIGDWESEDFQNPPKGNFKRPITSYDLAEFGALLSYSGTKMASIMVETVDAIKNALKEAIDLTEAQGIDDGEREHIELCVSLIQTECEHLLSQAESVPEMSELL from the coding sequence ATGAGTAAGTTACAACAGTTAGACGTGTTTATCGGTACGAATACCAAAATTGGTCGTTTGATTCTTCCTGTCGGAACAGAAACAGAGTTCTCATTCATCTATGAAGATGAATGGAAACACACGGGTTTCCCGATTTCTCCCCACATCCCTTTCGATGGTCAGGCTTCGCCACGTAGTATCGAGAACTATCTCAGAAATCTCCTTCCTGAAGGAGAAGCCTTTGAGGAGATGATACAAAACACCACTATCTCCAAAAGCAACACGTTCGGGCTGATTCGTAAGCTTGGTGCGGAAACATCTGGCGCATTGTCTTTTCGAGTTCCAGACTCAGAACCTGGGGAAACCAGTTTTAGATCTGTACCTGATGATGAACTAATAGAACGACTAGAGCGAAATCTAGCGCCATTAGTTTATTGGGACGGTAAGGTTCGCCTTTCGGTTGCTGGTGTGCAAAACAAATTAAACTTACTTAAGCGCGGTGATGAATGGGGGTTTGGTGAAGGCAAATTAAGTTCGAACTACATTCTGAAGTTTGAAAGCGGTAGAGCACCGTGTATTGCTGTTAATGAGTTCTTTTGCATGACATTAGCCAAGCTAGCAGGTTTGGACGTCGCTAATGTTGAGTTAACCCGCATTGGGAAGACTAGGACACTGATAATAGAGCGGTTCGATCGTGCCTATATCGAGGCTCGTGATGTCGTTCAACGAAGACATGTGATTGATGGCTGTCAGGCAACTGACTTACCTCCAGGTTACAAATACGAGCGTCAGAATGGGGATGAAGGCGATGGCGTATATATGCGTGATGGCGTTTCTTTCCCACGCCTACTGTGCGTCAAAACCATAGACACGGTAATCACCAATCTAAAGCTTACCCAATGGATGCTCTTTAATCTAGCAACACTAAACTACGATGCCCATGGTAAAAATATTAGCTTCTTCGTCACCCCTAAAGGTCTGGAACTGACCCCTTTTTATGATTTAGTAAACATAGAAGCAATCGCTCAAGAGGGAGCAAAACGCAACTCACGAAGCGGTAAATTGTCTGCTGATGAGGGCCGTGCCGCCAGCATCCCTCAATATTTTGCAATGTCGATTGGAGATTGGGAAAGTGAAGACTTTCAAAATCCGCCGAAAGGTAACTTCAAACGCCCTATCACCAGCTATGATTTAGCTGAATTCGGCGCTCTGCTGAGTTATTCAGGCACCAAAATGGCTTCCATAATGGTAGAAACCGTTGATGCTATAAAAAATGCTCTGAAGGAAGCGATTGACCTTACCGAAGCTCAAGGAATCGACGATGGGGAACGTGAACACATAGAGCTATGTGTGTCACTCATCCAAACAGAGTGTGAACATTTACTAAGTCAGGCCGAGAGTGTACCAGAAATGAGTGAGCTTCTTTAA
- a CDS encoding helix-turn-helix domain-containing protein encodes MKKGKMVKAQPMPDLNTEFSMETLGSAIRSKRTDRGWRIDDLALKANLSRRTVMKVEKGDTSVTFANVLVLMDILGLSLRLIDLNLFVRPHSQITSQAENSVRSSEDGWYE; translated from the coding sequence ATGAAAAAAGGTAAGATGGTAAAGGCACAACCTATGCCTGATTTGAATACCGAGTTCAGTATGGAAACGCTGGGGAGCGCCATTCGCTCAAAGCGCACCGATAGAGGCTGGCGTATTGATGATCTCGCTTTAAAAGCCAACTTATCTCGTAGAACAGTAATGAAGGTAGAAAAAGGCGATACCAGTGTCACCTTTGCCAATGTACTCGTCCTCATGGATATCTTAGGGCTATCGTTACGCCTTATCGACTTAAACCTATTTGTTCGTCCACATAGCCAAATAACCTCCCAAGCTGAAAACAGCGTGAGAAGCAGTGAGGACGGTTGGTATGAGTAA
- the rpoD gene encoding RNA polymerase sigma factor RpoD, with the protein MDHNPQSQLKLLVIRGKEQGYLTYAEVNDHLPAEIVDSEQVEDIIQMINDMGIKVVETAPDADDLSLSDETNITDEDAAEAAAAALSSVESEIGRTTDPVRMYMREMGTVELLTREGEIDIAKRIEDGINQVQSSVAEYPGTIPYILEQFDKVQAEELRLTDLISGFVDPNADETAAPTATHIGSELTEADLEDEDSNDMDDDEDEDEDGDDSSSDSDEDIGIDPEVALEKFTQLRNSYQNVQLAINEHGYESAQVAQAHEVMLEVFKEFRLTPKQFDHLVNELRTAMDRVRTQERLIMKSAVEIAKMPKKSFIALFTGNESNDAWLDQILASDKPYAEKIRQNEEDIRRSIAKLKAIEEETSLSVNNIKDISRRMSIGEAKARRAKKEMVEANLRLVISIAKKYTNRGLQFLDLIQEGNIGLMKAVDKFEYRRGYKFSTYATWWIRQAITRSIADQARTIRIPVHMIETINKLNRISRQMLQEMGREPLPEELAERMQMPEDKIRKVLKIAKEPISMETPIGDDEDSHLGDFIEDTTLELPLDSATATSLKAATKEVLAGLTPREAKVLRMRFGIDMNTDHTLEEVGKQFDVTRERIRQIEAKALRKLRHPSRSETLRSFLDE; encoded by the coding sequence ATGGATCATAATCCGCAGTCACAGCTAAAACTACTTGTCATTCGTGGCAAAGAGCAAGGCTATCTGACCTACGCCGAAGTAAATGACCACCTACCTGCTGAGATCGTCGATTCCGAGCAGGTGGAAGATATCATTCAGATGATCAACGACATGGGCATCAAAGTAGTAGAAACTGCTCCTGATGCTGATGACCTGTCACTGAGTGATGAAACAAACATTACCGATGAAGACGCAGCCGAAGCGGCAGCGGCAGCACTTTCGAGTGTAGAAAGCGAAATTGGCCGTACCACGGATCCCGTGCGTATGTACATGCGCGAAATGGGCACGGTAGAACTACTAACACGCGAAGGCGAAATTGATATCGCTAAACGTATTGAAGATGGTATTAACCAAGTACAATCTTCGGTTGCCGAATACCCAGGTACCATTCCTTACATCCTTGAGCAATTTGATAAAGTGCAGGCAGAAGAGCTTCGTCTGACCGACCTTATCAGTGGCTTTGTCGATCCTAACGCTGACGAAACCGCAGCGCCAACCGCAACACACATCGGCTCTGAGCTGACCGAGGCGGATCTGGAAGATGAAGACAGCAACGACATGGACGACGATGAAGACGAGGATGAAGACGGCGACGATTCAAGCTCAGATTCTGATGAAGATATCGGCATCGATCCTGAAGTGGCACTTGAGAAATTCACCCAACTGCGCAACAGCTACCAGAACGTTCAGCTTGCTATTAACGAGCACGGCTACGAAAGCGCTCAGGTCGCTCAAGCTCATGAAGTGATGTTGGAAGTATTCAAAGAGTTCCGTCTCACGCCAAAACAGTTTGACCATCTGGTTAATGAACTTCGCACAGCAATGGATCGCGTTCGTACCCAAGAACGTTTGATCATGAAATCTGCGGTCGAAATCGCCAAGATGCCGAAAAAGTCGTTCATCGCTCTGTTTACTGGCAACGAGTCCAACGACGCATGGCTGGATCAGATCCTCGCATCTGACAAACCATACGCAGAAAAAATCCGCCAAAACGAAGAAGACATTCGCCGTTCAATCGCCAAGCTGAAAGCTATTGAAGAAGAAACCTCTTTGTCTGTTAACAACATCAAAGACATCAGCCGTCGTATGTCTATCGGTGAAGCGAAAGCACGCCGGGCGAAGAAAGAGATGGTGGAAGCGAACTTACGTCTGGTTATTTCTATCGCGAAGAAATACACCAACCGTGGTCTGCAATTCCTCGATCTCATTCAGGAAGGCAACATTGGTCTGATGAAAGCGGTAGATAAGTTTGAATACCGCCGCGGCTACAAGTTCTCAACATACGCCACATGGTGGATTCGTCAGGCGATCACTCGCTCTATCGCAGACCAAGCCCGTACAATCCGTATTCCGGTGCACATGATCGAAACGATCAACAAACTCAACCGTATCTCGCGTCAAATGCTACAAGAGATGGGCCGTGAGCCACTACCGGAAGAACTGGCTGAGCGCATGCAGATGCCAGAAGACAAGATCCGTAAAGTACTGAAAATTGCCAAAGAGCCAATCTCCATGGAGACACCTATTGGTGACGACGAAGATTCTCATCTAGGCGATTTCATCGAGGATACCACTCTAGAGCTTCCTCTGGATTCTGCAACGGCCACCAGCCTAAAAGCAGCAACCAAAGAAGTTCTTGCTGGCCTAACGCCTCGTGAAGCAAAAGTACTGCGTATGCGCTTTGGTATCGACATGAACACCGACCACACTCTAGAAGAAGTGGGCAAACAGTTCGATGTAACGCGTGAGCGTATCCGTCAGATCGAAGCAAAAGCACTACGTAAACTGCGTCACCCAAGCCGCTCAGAAACCCTGCGCAGCTTCTTAGACGAATAA
- the dnaG gene encoding DNA primase has product MAGHIPRSFIDDLLARLDIVDIIDARVKLKKKGKNYGACCPFHNEKTPSFSVSQEKQFYHCFGCGAHGNAIDFMMEYERLEFVEAIEELASYLGLDVPREQRAQGSGRFSQAPQASSSEKRSLYDLMASIAQFYRDQLKQPTGKVAIDYLKNRGLSGEIVQKFGIGYIADEWDLVRRNFGQHNEAQEMLVSGGMLIENDKGNRYDRFRGRVMFPIRDRRGRVIGFGGRVIGEGTPKYLNSPETPIFHKGKELYGLYEVLQAYREPPQILVVEGYMDVVALAQYGVDYSVASLGTSTTGDHLQVLFRQTSTVVCCYDGDRAGREAAWRAMENALPYLTDGRQLKFMFLPDGEDPDSYIRQFGKAEFERQVASATPLSEFMFSSLAQQVDMSSKEGMAKLSTLAVPLIDKVPGGTLRLYLRELLGRRLGLVDERQLQQLIARQAQSEQKPQPHRELKRTPMREVIALLIQRPDFAQLVPDLSSVAHLTIPGLSLLIEVLEKCQARPNITTGQLLESWRGSQNETLLSRLASWEIPLVEDNEEDIFLDSLDKILAQCVEKQIENLQAKDRSIGLSADERRELLALMLDLKA; this is encoded by the coding sequence ATGGCAGGACACATCCCTCGTAGTTTTATTGATGACCTCCTAGCTCGACTAGATATCGTCGATATTATTGACGCACGGGTAAAACTTAAGAAAAAAGGCAAGAACTACGGTGCTTGCTGCCCTTTCCACAACGAGAAAACCCCCTCGTTCAGCGTCAGTCAGGAAAAGCAGTTTTACCACTGCTTCGGCTGCGGTGCGCACGGTAATGCCATCGACTTCATGATGGAATATGAGCGACTCGAATTTGTTGAAGCCATTGAAGAACTCGCCTCTTATCTCGGTTTAGATGTGCCGAGAGAGCAGCGCGCTCAAGGTAGTGGACGCTTTAGCCAAGCCCCTCAAGCCAGCAGCAGCGAAAAACGCAGCTTGTATGACTTGATGGCGAGCATCGCACAGTTTTATCGTGACCAACTCAAACAGCCTACGGGCAAAGTAGCGATTGATTATCTGAAAAATCGTGGCCTCTCGGGCGAAATAGTGCAGAAGTTTGGCATCGGTTACATCGCCGATGAGTGGGATTTGGTGCGCAGAAACTTCGGCCAACACAATGAAGCTCAAGAGATGTTGGTCTCAGGCGGCATGTTGATCGAAAATGACAAAGGCAATCGCTACGACCGTTTTCGCGGCCGAGTGATGTTCCCCATCCGCGATCGCCGTGGTCGAGTCATTGGTTTTGGTGGGCGAGTGATTGGCGAAGGTACGCCAAAGTACCTCAACTCGCCCGAAACACCGATTTTCCACAAAGGCAAAGAACTCTACGGCCTGTATGAAGTGTTGCAAGCCTATCGCGAGCCACCACAAATTTTGGTGGTCGAAGGCTATATGGATGTTGTCGCCTTGGCGCAATATGGCGTAGATTATTCCGTCGCGTCCCTTGGCACCTCCACCACTGGCGATCACTTGCAAGTGTTGTTCAGACAAACCAGCACCGTGGTGTGTTGCTATGATGGAGACCGCGCAGGCAGAGAAGCGGCTTGGCGCGCAATGGAAAACGCCCTGCCGTACCTGACCGATGGGCGCCAACTTAAGTTCATGTTTCTACCGGATGGCGAAGACCCGGATTCTTATATTCGCCAATTTGGTAAAGCAGAGTTCGAGCGACAAGTTGCCAGCGCCACGCCATTGTCCGAGTTTATGTTTAGCTCCCTTGCTCAACAGGTGGACATGAGCAGCAAAGAGGGCATGGCAAAACTCAGTACACTCGCTGTTCCATTAATTGATAAGGTGCCAGGCGGAACTTTACGTCTATACTTGAGAGAATTGTTGGGACGTCGACTTGGTTTGGTTGATGAGCGTCAGTTGCAGCAACTCATTGCACGCCAAGCTCAAAGCGAACAAAAGCCTCAGCCTCACCGAGAGCTGAAGCGAACCCCGATGCGTGAAGTCATCGCCTTGTTAATCCAGCGCCCAGATTTTGCCCAGTTGGTGCCTGATCTGAGCTCAGTCGCTCACTTAACCATACCCGGCTTAAGTTTATTGATAGAAGTGCTTGAAAAATGTCAAGCACGTCCCAATATCACTACGGGCCAATTGTTAGAAAGCTGGCGTGGTAGCCAGAATGAGACCCTTCTGTCTCGTCTTGCGAGCTGGGAAATCCCCCTCGTTGAAGATAATGAAGAAGATATATTTTTGGATTCACTGGATAAAATTCTTGCCCAGTGCGTCGAAAAGCAAATTGAAAACCTGCAGGCAAAAGATAGAAGTATCGGCTTATCAGCCGATGAAAGAAGGGAGCTGCTAGCACTAATGCTAGATTTAAAAGCGTAA
- a CDS encoding GatB/YqeY domain-containing protein — MALIDTLKEEQKLAMKAKDKQRLGTIRLALSAIKQREVDEQITLSDDDILAVLTKMVKQRRDSVSQFEAAGRQDLADAEKAEITVLEDFMPQPLSEEEVTALVEAAVIESGAAGMQDMSKVMAVLKPQIQGRADMGKVSGLVRAKLA; from the coding sequence ATGGCTCTGATTGACACTCTCAAAGAAGAGCAAAAATTAGCGATGAAAGCCAAGGACAAACAGCGCCTTGGCACAATCCGTTTAGCCTTATCAGCCATTAAGCAACGTGAAGTTGACGAGCAGATCACTCTGAGCGACGACGACATTCTCGCTGTGCTGACCAAAATGGTTAAACAACGTCGCGACTCTGTATCGCAGTTTGAAGCGGCAGGTCGTCAAGACTTGGCCGATGCGGAGAAAGCAGAAATTACTGTGCTTGAAGACTTCATGCCACAACCGCTTAGCGAAGAAGAAGTAACCGCGCTTGTTGAAGCCGCCGTTATTGAATCTGGCGCTGCTGGCATGCAAGACATGAGCAAAGTAATGGCTGTGCTCAAGCCGCAAATTCAAGGTCGTGCAGATATGGGTAAAGTGAGCGGTTTAGTTCGCGCTAAACTGGCTTAA
- the rpsU gene encoding 30S ribosomal protein S21: MPVVKVRENEPFDVALRRFKRSCEKAGILSEVRRREHYEKPTTVRKRAKAAAQKRHAKKLARENARRVRLY, from the coding sequence ATGCCAGTAGTTAAAGTACGTGAAAACGAACCGTTCGACGTTGCTCTACGTCGTTTCAAGCGCTCTTGCGAAAAAGCAGGTATCCTTTCTGAAGTGCGTCGTCGTGAGCACTACGAAAAACCAACTACAGTTCGCAAACGCGCTAAAGCAGCAGCTCAAAAGCGTCACGCTAAGAAGCTAGCTCGCGAAAACGCTCGTCGCGTTCGCCTGTACTAA
- the tsaD gene encoding tRNA (adenosine(37)-N6)-threonylcarbamoyltransferase complex transferase subunit TsaD codes for MRIIGIETSCDETGIAIYDDEKGLLAHQLYSQIKLHADYGGVVPELASRDHVKKTIPLIKEALKEANLSAKEIDGVAYTAGPGLVGALLVGATIGRSLAYAWGVPAVPVHHMEGHLLAPMLEENPPPFPFVAVLVSGGHSMMVEVKGIGEYKILGESIDDAAGEAFDKTAKLMGLDYPGGPLLSKLAEKGTPGRFKFPRPMTDRPGLDMSFSGLKTFTANTIAANGDDEQTRADIALAFEEAVCETLAIKCKRALEQTGMKRIVIAGGVSANKRLRAELAKLAKKVGGEVYYPRTEFCTDNGAMIAYAGMQRLKNNEVSDLAVEARPRWPIDTLTAIEQ; via the coding sequence ATGCGCATTATCGGCATTGAAACCTCCTGTGACGAAACAGGCATCGCCATTTATGACGATGAGAAAGGCTTGCTAGCCCACCAACTTTATAGCCAGATTAAACTGCACGCCGATTACGGCGGTGTGGTGCCTGAGCTGGCTTCACGTGACCACGTAAAAAAAACCATTCCGCTGATCAAAGAAGCGCTCAAAGAAGCCAATCTGAGCGCAAAAGAGATTGATGGTGTGGCGTACACCGCTGGCCCAGGGCTGGTTGGTGCACTATTGGTTGGCGCGACGATTGGACGCAGTTTGGCGTACGCTTGGGGCGTGCCAGCCGTGCCCGTGCATCACATGGAAGGCCATTTACTTGCGCCTATGTTGGAAGAGAATCCACCGCCGTTTCCGTTTGTTGCGGTGCTGGTCTCTGGTGGCCATTCGATGATGGTGGAAGTCAAAGGCATCGGTGAGTACAAAATCTTAGGCGAATCGATCGATGATGCAGCAGGTGAAGCATTCGATAAAACCGCCAAGCTGATGGGACTGGACTATCCAGGAGGACCGCTATTGTCCAAGTTGGCGGAAAAAGGCACTCCAGGGCGATTTAAGTTTCCCCGCCCTATGACTGATCGCCCAGGGTTAGACATGAGTTTTTCAGGTCTGAAAACGTTCACCGCCAATACCATTGCAGCCAACGGTGATGATGAGCAGACTCGTGCCGATATCGCCTTAGCGTTTGAAGAGGCGGTGTGTGAAACCTTGGCGATAAAATGCAAGCGTGCTCTCGAGCAAACTGGCATGAAGCGTATTGTGATTGCGGGCGGGGTGAGTGCCAACAAACGCTTACGCGCCGAGTTAGCGAAATTGGCGAAGAAAGTGGGCGGTGAGGTCTATTACCCGCGCACCGAATTTTGCACCGACAACGGAGCGATGATTGCTTACGCCGGTATGCAACGTTTGAAGAACAATGAAGTGTCAGATTTAGCCGTTGAGGCGCGTCCGCGCTGGCCGATTGATACGCTGACGGCAATTGAACAATAA
- a CDS encoding alpha/beta fold hydrolase, with amino-acid sequence MKTFEIDGQQMAYQDVGQGPVLLFGHSYLWDSAMWAPQVEWLSQSYRCIVPELWAHGQSQAAPANCHSLGDYARHVLALMDHLAIEQFSVVGLSVGGMWGAELVSQAPARVKSLVLMDTFIGLEPEVTHKKYFAMLDAISQSQLVPPPIVEAVVPLFFANDVKEKKPQLVDDFTQKLASLSGEQAVQVARVGRMVFGRRDVIEDAENFALPTLIAVGREDKPRPVFESYLMQDVITASQLIEIPNAGHISNLEQPEFVNRMLSDFFAQVYA; translated from the coding sequence ATGAAGACATTCGAGATTGATGGTCAGCAGATGGCGTATCAGGATGTGGGCCAAGGCCCTGTTTTGCTGTTTGGTCATAGTTATTTGTGGGACAGCGCAATGTGGGCGCCACAAGTTGAATGGCTAAGCCAATCCTATCGCTGCATCGTTCCTGAACTGTGGGCGCACGGGCAATCACAGGCGGCGCCAGCGAACTGCCATTCATTGGGTGATTACGCGCGTCATGTCCTGGCCTTGATGGACCATTTAGCCATTGAGCAGTTTTCTGTTGTTGGCTTATCCGTCGGCGGCATGTGGGGGGCGGAGTTAGTCTCGCAGGCACCTGCGCGGGTGAAGTCTTTGGTACTGATGGATACCTTTATTGGTCTGGAACCTGAAGTGACGCATAAAAAATATTTCGCCATGTTAGACGCTATTAGCCAAAGCCAACTGGTGCCACCACCAATAGTTGAAGCGGTGGTGCCGCTGTTTTTCGCCAACGATGTGAAAGAAAAAAAACCTCAGTTGGTTGATGATTTTACACAAAAACTTGCCTCTCTTTCCGGGGAACAAGCGGTGCAAGTGGCGAGAGTGGGACGCATGGTGTTTGGTCGCCGAGATGTGATTGAAGATGCCGAGAACTTTGCCTTGCCGACGCTTATTGCCGTCGGTAGAGAAGATAAGCCGCGTCCGGTGTTCGAGTCCTATCTGATGCAAGATGTGATCACGGCCAGCCAATTAATCGAGATCCCTAATGCAGGCCACATTAGCAATCTGGAGCAGCCGGAGTTTGTTAACCGTATGCTGAGCGATTTTTTTGCGCAGGTTTATGCCTAA